From the genome of Arthrobacter alpinus, one region includes:
- a CDS encoding TetR family transcriptional regulator: MALTRGHIVDAAMGILREYGLADLSMRRLARDLEVQPGALYWHIKNKQDLLTVLAGLILEPVGESVSPRGLALDIRGALLSVRDGAEVVALAWALDPEAPSPLLRLRTLLMGQGLAIGEARWGADALAHYILGAVTQEQTRAGLLRAGLLDGSGTGTDASFEFGLGLFLSGLAATAAGAASG; encoded by the coding sequence ATGGCGTTGACACGCGGGCACATCGTGGACGCCGCTATGGGGATCTTGCGCGAATACGGCCTGGCCGACCTGTCCATGCGACGGCTGGCCCGGGACTTGGAGGTCCAGCCCGGGGCCTTATACTGGCACATCAAGAACAAGCAGGACCTGTTGACGGTGCTGGCCGGGCTGATCCTGGAACCGGTGGGCGAATCGGTTTCCCCGCGCGGATTGGCCTTGGACATCCGCGGCGCGCTGCTCTCGGTCCGCGACGGCGCCGAGGTGGTTGCCCTGGCATGGGCGCTGGATCCGGAGGCCCCGTCACCGCTACTGCGCCTGCGCACCCTGCTGATGGGGCAGGGGTTGGCCATCGGGGAGGCGCGCTGGGGCGCCGACGCCCTGGCACACTACATCCTGGGCGCCGTCACACAGGAGCAGACCCGTGCCGGCCTACTCCGTGCGGGCCTGTTGGATGGCTCCGGCACCGGCACCGACGCCTCCTTTGAATTCGGTCTGGGGCTCTTCCTCTCCGGGCTGGCGGCCACGGCTGCAGGGGCGGCATCAGGTTGA
- the bioB gene encoding biotin synthase BioB → MFNYFDDLARRQLSGATLTRDEALAVLTSTDEQLLEVVAAAARLRRAHFGNSVKVNYLVNLKSGLCPEDCTYCSQRLGSAAQILKYTWLKPEEAVAQAATGIRAGASRVCLVASGKSPSDRDVDRVAGLVSELKSEHPDVEVCACLGILKDGQAGRLKDAGADAYNHNLNTSEAMYSQICSTHEYSDRVRTVEQAKEVGLSPCSGLIVGMGESDEQLIDAVFALRALSSESIPVNFLMPFDGTPLEGTWLLTPAHCLRILALVRFACPDTELRMAGGREMHLRTLQPLALHVANSLFLGDYLTSEGQEAVADLDMIAENGFVVLGRTQPDELGADDAGTSPGGPLAIRRRGAGTAMAPNA, encoded by the coding sequence GTGTTCAATTACTTTGATGACCTCGCCCGCCGGCAGCTGTCCGGTGCCACCTTGACCCGTGACGAGGCACTTGCCGTCCTCACCTCCACCGATGAGCAACTGCTGGAGGTGGTGGCTGCCGCCGCACGCCTGCGGCGGGCCCACTTCGGCAACTCCGTGAAGGTGAACTACCTAGTCAACCTCAAATCGGGGCTGTGCCCGGAGGATTGCACCTACTGTTCCCAGCGCCTGGGCTCCGCCGCGCAAATCCTCAAATACACCTGGCTCAAGCCCGAGGAAGCCGTGGCGCAAGCCGCCACAGGCATCCGTGCCGGAGCCTCCCGGGTCTGCCTGGTGGCCAGCGGCAAAAGCCCCAGCGACCGCGACGTGGACCGCGTGGCCGGTCTGGTCAGCGAGCTCAAGTCCGAGCACCCGGACGTCGAGGTCTGCGCTTGCCTGGGTATCCTCAAGGACGGCCAGGCCGGGCGCCTGAAGGATGCTGGAGCAGACGCCTACAACCACAACCTGAACACCAGCGAAGCCATGTACTCCCAGATCTGCTCCACCCATGAATACTCCGACAGGGTGCGCACAGTGGAGCAGGCCAAGGAGGTCGGACTCTCCCCGTGTTCCGGGCTGATCGTGGGCATGGGCGAAAGCGACGAACAACTCATTGACGCCGTCTTCGCCCTTCGCGCGCTGAGCAGTGAATCCATCCCCGTGAACTTTCTCATGCCGTTTGACGGGACGCCGCTGGAGGGCACCTGGCTGCTCACCCCCGCTCACTGCCTGCGCATCCTGGCCCTGGTCCGCTTTGCCTGCCCTGACACAGAGCTGCGCATGGCCGGCGGGCGCGAGATGCACCTGCGCACGCTCCAGCCGCTGGCTTTACATGTGGCCAACTCGCTGTTTCTGGGCGACTACTTGACCAGCGAGGGCCAGGAGGCGGTGGCGGACCTGGACATGATCGCTGAGAACGGTTTTGTGGTCTTGGGCCGCACGCAGCCTGATGAACTTGGGGCCGACGACGCCGGAACCTCCCCGGGTGGGCCCCTAGCCATCCGTCGCCGCGGAGCCGGAACGGCCATGGCTCCCAATGCGTGA